The genomic interval TTACCTGCAACGGTATATGAACAACTTTGAACATGAAACTGTTATTAGCAATCGACACATTCATTGCTAATCAGCCACTTAGATACGTATCTTTGCAAAAAAAAAGACCTGGTCTGCCGGCTCTTTCAGTAGACTCTTTAAAAACTCAACAACTGTGAAGCATACCATATGCCTGTTGGCGCTGTTATTACCCTTTACTCATGAGCTGAACGCCCAAAAAAAAGCCGATCGCAAGACGCTGGGCAACCTTCAGGCCCACATTACCTTTCTGGCCAGCGATAAACTCGATGGCCGGCGTACAGGCACTCCGGGCGAACAGCTGGCGGCGGAATATATTTCTACCCAGATGAAGCTGGCAGGACTTACTCCAAAAGGAGACAGCGGTTACCTCCAGACATTTCCCGTTAGCGAAGGCAAGCTGATAGCCACCACTTCACACCTGACTGTCAATAAAACCACACTTACCCCGGGAGAACAATTTATTCCCCTCCCTTTCAGCGCACAGAAAAGCGCCAAGGGCGACGTATTACGCGATGTGAATGAACCGGAAAACATCTGGCTCTTTAATGTGAAGGACTTTGAAATGCAGCCACATGCAGATCCGCTGGAAATATACCGGCAAAATGCCCGGGAAGCGGCCAAGGCCGGTGCTACCGGAGTGATCTTCTATAATGGCGATGAACAACCGCAGGAAGTCCGGAAATGGCTGTCCGTCGCTGTCGATCCGCTCTCCATTCCCGTGATGTGGGTAAACAGTGAAACCAGCAAAATGCTCTCCGAGGCTGAAGATCTCCGGATAAATATGCAGGTGAACTTTACCGCCGGCAGGCGTACCGGCACTAACGTGGTGGGGTATATAGATAATAAAGCCGCCAGTACCATCGTGATCGGCGCCCATTTTGACCACCTGGGCCATGGGGAAGACCAGAATTCACTGGCTCCTAACGACAAGACCGTACACCACGGCGCCGACGACAATGCCAGCGGAACAGCAGCGCTCCTGGAACTGGCCCGTCTGCTCAAGGCATCCCCTCTGCAGAGATATAATTACCTGTTTGTCGCGTTCTCGGGAGAAGAACTGGGACTGTTCGGCTCTAAATACTTTACCGAGCATAGCGCCATTGCTCCCGGCACCTTCAACTATATGATCAACCTGGACATGGTAGGGCGACTGGATCCTGCCAGGGGCTTACAGGTAGGAGGGATAGGTACTTCTCCCGTATGGCCTGCATTATTGCAACAAACCATCCCGGCTGAAATACGTACTACCTACGACTCCTCCGGTACCGGACCTTCAGACCATACTTCCTTTTACCTGAAAAATGTGCCCGTACTGTTCTTTTTCACCGGTACCCATAGCGACTATCACAAACCATCCGATGAAGCTGCCAAGATCAATTACGCAGGAGAATTAAGCGTCATCAAAGTCGTGTATACACTGGTAGAGAAAACCAACAATATGGATAAGGTGGCCTTCACCCGCACACGCGACAAGCAAGCTACCGCCACCTCCAGCCCCCGGTTCTCTGTAACATTGGGCATTATGCCGGATTATACATGGCAGAAAGCAGGGGTGAGGGTAGATGGTGTGTCTGATAATAAGCCAGCCAGCAAAGCCGGCATCCTGGCCAATGATGTGATCGTTGAACTGGGATCACACACCATCGTGAACCTGGAAGACTATATGCAGGCGCTTTCAACTTTCAAAAAAGGTGACAAAACCACTGTGAAAGTCAGGAGGGAAGACAGCGAAAAAGTATTTGATATCCAATTCTGATCGTTTTATAATATCTTGCAGCCCTTAATATCGTTGTATGAAGCGTGTTTTGTTCATATTGGGCGCTACGGTCTTTTGTCTTTCGTGTAATCAGACACGTAACAGGGATGAAGATACTTCCGGTTATGAGATCATTACCGAAAAGAGTTATGTAGTACGCAATGTGAAACCGGTAGACAGAGATCCACAGGTAGACTCCATACTGCAACGCAGGCAGGAACTGACGGCTTATCTTGAGCGTCATGGTTTTGTACGTCATGTGGCCGGCAAAGACAGCCTTTTGTTTCGCAGGAACAACAGGCAGGAGGTACTTATAGAACTTCCTCCGCCTTCAAATACACAGGAGGCAAACCTGATCATTGCATTCGATCCGATGAAAAATCCCCTGTTTATCAATCTGAAGAAAGACACTACACAGGTGGAACAATATATTAAATAGTGAGTATGCCGGATCACCAGAACCGGCCATAATCTTTAGAACTGGATTTGGAACCTAAGCAAAATATCAGACTTTGTGTAGACGCGGTGGTCTTTGGATATACCGCCAAAGAAAGCATTTCCGTATTACTCATCAAACGTACCATTCCGCCCTTCATGCATCGCTGGGCATTGCCCGGAGGTTTCGTGATAGACGGTGAAACACTGGAAGAAGCAGTGACCCGCGAGCTACAAACAGAAGCGGGTGTACACATCAACTACCTGGAACAACTTTATACATTTGGCCAGCCGGAACGTGACCCCCGGGGTAGAATAGTATCCGTCGCTTATTTTGGCCTGGTAAACCCGACCAATTTTAAACTGGCTGCCAGCTCAGATGCGGAAGACGCTAACTGGTTTGATATCAAGAAACTTCCCGACCTGGCGTTTGATCATGCCGCTATCGTGGAAGCTGCAGTAAAGCGCTTACGGGCCAAGATCAGGTATGAGCCTATAGGATTTGAACTCCTCGATAAAAAATTCCCTATCTCAGACCTTGAGAAATTATATGAAACAGTGCTGGACCGGCCTATTGACCGCCGTAACTTCCAGAAGAAGATCAATCACCTGGGCATCCTGGCGGGACACAATGAAAAACAGAAACACCCCTCTGCAGGCCGACCCGCTAAGCTTTATAGCTTTAATGAAGAGCGCTATTTTCAATTAAAAAAGGAGGGGATCACATTCGAGATCTGATCGCTACCTGTCATCGCATCACAACTGCCTAAAACCGTTTCCAATGGAAATCGCTAACAGCGGGAACCAGATACTACCGGCATAAAAAATACTGACCTTCTATAGCGGAGCAGGACAGCCGCCTTCGTGTTTGTCTGCAACACAGATATGATCCGGCCCGGAACGCTGCCGTCCCGAAACCGGACTTACCCCCGCACTCATTTCTCCGCAAATGCTTTTGGCATAAATCTGCTGCGCATAATGGTCATATACTCATGGTCAGGATGGCTATCTCTCAATGCGATCATCGGCTCGAGGTCAGGCCCGATCACGTAACGAAGGGTTGGAGTGCCGTCAGTCACTGCTTTATAAATAGTGCCGGCTACATCATCTGCGGTTGCGTTCTGCCCATCATTGAAGGAAGAGAACAGGGCGTTCATGTCTGCCAGGAAGTCGTTGTAATCTGTCAGTGAAGGATCATTTGCAAATTCATGGGCCGCACGCTTATAAAAATCGGTGACAATGTATCCCGGCTCGACGATCTTCACTTTAATGTTCTGGGATGCCAGCTCATAAGATAGCGACTCCGAATATCCTTCCACGGCATATTTCGATGCGGAATAGATAGACAACAGCGGTACCGTAACACGGCCAGCGCCCGATGTAACATTCACGATAGTACCCCCTTTCTGCTTTCTGAAATGAGGCAGTACAGCACGGGTTACTTCCATCAGCCCAAACACGTTCACTTCAAACTGCTCTCTTATCTTTTCAGGCGTAACGGCTTCAAATATGCCCTGCTGACCATAACCAGCATTATTCACCAGTGCATCTATTCTGCCGAAATGCCTGATGCCCGTTTCAATGGCTGTCCTGATAGAATTGGTGTCCTGTACATCAAGACGTGAAACATGGATATTCGGTACATTGATGAGATCTTGTTCCTTTTCGGGGTTGCGCATAGTAGCCACTACATTCCACCCCTGGTTTGCAAAATACATGGACGTAGCTTTCCCCAGACCGGACGACGCTCCGGTAATTAAGATGACCTTTTTCATAATAATGATTATTTCATTGATTAAATATCAGGCATGAACTTCCCGTTAGAGAGAATCGCTTCTCTCTGAGCACTTGCTTGCCTTGTCTCGCTGTTTGTTTATTGAAGACTTGAGGGGTTTACCCCGTAGAATTGTTTAAATGAATATGAGAAATGGGAGAGGCTTTCAAAGCCTACTTCATGGTAAACATCCGAAGGACGTCTGTTCTCTTCCTTTATAAGATAATGTGCTTCCTCCAGTCGTCTTTGCTGCAACCAACGGTTGGGAGAGGTTCCGAACACTTTTCTGAAATCCCGTTTAAACGTTGCCAGGCTTCTGCCCGTCAGGAATGCCAGCTTTTCCATATTGACGTTATACATGAAGTTCTGCTGCATGAATGCTTCCAGGTCTATTTTCCCCGGCAATTCAAAGTCAAAAAGCACATTCTTTAATTCCGGATGCTCCTGCAATAGCAACATCAGTGCTTCCTGCTTTTTCAGATCAACCAGGCGCTCAGGCAAAGATGTATCGAAATAATAACCTAGTGTATTGAAGAAATTTTCAAGCAATATGTTAGGTGCCAGTTTCAATACCGCATGGCCGGATGTATATGGGTGCTCATACTGGTAACCATGCTGCCGGCTGAATTCCATCAATGTGTTCCTGTCGAGAATAACAGTGATCGATTTAAAGTCCTGGTCTTCCAGGGGTTGCTTAATGAACTTCGCAAGAAAATTCTTCCGGAAAAATATCATATCTCCTGCGTGGAAACTCTTGTTCTCTCCTGCATCCGCCACCTTAAATACGCCCGAGATAACTATACACAGGCCGTGTTCCACTATGAACTGCTCATCAACTACCTTCCGGGCATCTACATGCGAGTATAGTACTCCTGGTAGTTTGTTATCAGATGTTGTCAGGCTTCCCATTATTGATCCGCGTTGATTACAGTACAAAGTTGTGGTTAATTCCACTATTCTGCTTTCGTGAGGAGCTCAATCTTTCTTTAGTTAGAAGCTCACTTTGAAGTATTCTGCCGGGAATTCATATTTTTAAACCACTTAATAAATTGTTAATCATACACCTAAGAACTTTCCATCATTCTTCACGAAATATTTGTGTAATTATTACGGAAAATATTTTGTTTATATGTTTAAACCGCTATATATTTGTGTAGAAGTTACACAAAAGCATACTATCAATGACGACGCAAAAGCCTACAGGAGTAATAATCGCAAGGTTCCAGACGCCTTCCTTACACGAAGGGCACTTACAGCTGATCAAAGAAGTAAAATCCAAACACAATCGCCTGATCATTGTATTAGGTGTCAGCCCCATCAAAGGCGGCCGTAAAAACCCGCTGGACTATTACACCCGCGAGCGGATGCTGAAACAGCTCTTCCCCGATGTAATTGTACTCCCGCTCAGCGATCAGGCTTCAGACAAAGTATGGTCACGTAAACTGGATGAATTACTGGGAAATAACTTAGGTAATGAAACATTCATCCTCTATGGTAGCCGGGATAGCTTTATCCCTTTTTACTCCGGACGCTTTCCAACTGTAGCATTACCACCCGTACAGGATTTTAATGCTACTGCACAAAGAGAAGCGGTTTCTGACAAGGTGTTTGATACAGAAGA from Chitinophaga filiformis carries:
- a CDS encoding M28 family peptidase, which translates into the protein MKHTICLLALLLPFTHELNAQKKADRKTLGNLQAHITFLASDKLDGRRTGTPGEQLAAEYISTQMKLAGLTPKGDSGYLQTFPVSEGKLIATTSHLTVNKTTLTPGEQFIPLPFSAQKSAKGDVLRDVNEPENIWLFNVKDFEMQPHADPLEIYRQNAREAAKAGATGVIFYNGDEQPQEVRKWLSVAVDPLSIPVMWVNSETSKMLSEAEDLRINMQVNFTAGRRTGTNVVGYIDNKAASTIVIGAHFDHLGHGEDQNSLAPNDKTVHHGADDNASGTAALLELARLLKASPLQRYNYLFVAFSGEELGLFGSKYFTEHSAIAPGTFNYMINLDMVGRLDPARGLQVGGIGTSPVWPALLQQTIPAEIRTTYDSSGTGPSDHTSFYLKNVPVLFFFTGTHSDYHKPSDEAAKINYAGELSVIKVVYTLVEKTNNMDKVAFTRTRDKQATATSSPRFSVTLGIMPDYTWQKAGVRVDGVSDNKPASKAGILANDVIVELGSHTIVNLEDYMQALSTFKKGDKTTVKVRREDSEKVFDIQF
- a CDS encoding NUDIX hydrolase — its product is MEPKQNIRLCVDAVVFGYTAKESISVLLIKRTIPPFMHRWALPGGFVIDGETLEEAVTRELQTEAGVHINYLEQLYTFGQPERDPRGRIVSVAYFGLVNPTNFKLAASSDAEDANWFDIKKLPDLAFDHAAIVEAAVKRLRAKIRYEPIGFELLDKKFPISDLEKLYETVLDRPIDRRNFQKKINHLGILAGHNEKQKHPSAGRPAKLYSFNEERYFQLKKEGITFEI
- a CDS encoding SDR family oxidoreductase, which translates into the protein MKKVILITGASSGLGKATSMYFANQGWNVVATMRNPEKEQDLINVPNIHVSRLDVQDTNSIRTAIETGIRHFGRIDALVNNAGYGQQGIFEAVTPEKIREQFEVNVFGLMEVTRAVLPHFRKQKGGTIVNVTSGAGRVTVPLLSIYSASKYAVEGYSESLSYELASQNIKVKIVEPGYIVTDFYKRAAHEFANDPSLTDYNDFLADMNALFSSFNDGQNATADDVAGTIYKAVTDGTPTLRYVIGPDLEPMIALRDSHPDHEYMTIMRSRFMPKAFAEK
- a CDS encoding helix-turn-helix domain-containing protein; translation: MGSLTTSDNKLPGVLYSHVDARKVVDEQFIVEHGLCIVISGVFKVADAGENKSFHAGDMIFFRKNFLAKFIKQPLEDQDFKSITVILDRNTLMEFSRQHGYQYEHPYTSGHAVLKLAPNILLENFFNTLGYYFDTSLPERLVDLKKQEALMLLLQEHPELKNVLFDFELPGKIDLEAFMQQNFMYNVNMEKLAFLTGRSLATFKRDFRKVFGTSPNRWLQQRRLEEAHYLIKEENRRPSDVYHEVGFESLSHFSYSFKQFYGVNPSSLQ